The genomic interval GGGCTGACGGTCATTCCCGCGTTGAAACTCACCCCTCAGGGGCTGCTGGACGTCGCGGCGTGGCGGCGGCTGGACCGGGCGGTCACGCCTGCCTGAGGGGGCCGGGCGTGGCATGCTGGAGCCATGACACAGACAGTGACGGTGCAGGTGGAGGGCTTCGGGAGCGTGCAGGCGCAGCCGGGCGAGCGGCTGGTGCTGGCGCTGGAGCGGGGCGGCGTGGACGTCCTGCACCGCTGCGGGGGGGTGGCACGCTGCACGACCTGCCGCGTGAGTTTTCAGGAGGGGGAGCCGGGCGCCATGACGGCCGCGGAGTACGAGAAGCTCAGTGAGAAGGGACTGCTCGGGCAGGCGCGGCTGTCCTGCCAGATCGAGTGCGGGCCGGGCATGCGGGTCACGCCGCTGCAGACGGCGCGCAGTACGGGCCTGGAGGCGGGCAAGGCGCCCGCGGAGCAGATTGAGCCGGACCCGGTGTGGACCACCCGGCCGGGCGCGTCCACGGAAGGCTGAGCGGCCTGGGGGCTGCGCCCTCCCGGACGGGGCGGCCGTTCGCCCTGGGCCGTGCCTGAAGGCCCTGCCCGGCGGGGTTCAGGCGTGGGGC from Deinococcus taeanensis carries:
- a CDS encoding 2Fe-2S iron-sulfur cluster-binding protein — its product is MTQTVTVQVEGFGSVQAQPGERLVLALERGGVDVLHRCGGVARCTTCRVSFQEGEPGAMTAAEYEKLSEKGLLGQARLSCQIECGPGMRVTPLQTARSTGLEAGKAPAEQIEPDPVWTTRPGASTEG